A single region of the Rhodothermia bacterium genome encodes:
- a CDS encoding biopolymer transporter ExbD: protein MSRFHFSTNKLRPMESFSQAGMADITMLLLIFFLLTSNFIIQNGLPVNVPKAEAGTPTDSERYLTVIVTENNEIYVNQVQVKEEDLVGTLNANKGDLQKVVIRADEKAKHGVVTAVMSAAAALDLKVAIATELPEEVTDTGN, encoded by the coding sequence ATGAGCCGTTTTCATTTTTCTACCAATAAACTCCGACCAATGGAGTCTTTTAGTCAGGCAGGTATGGCCGACATTACCATGTTGCTGCTCATTTTTTTCTTGTTGACGTCTAACTTCATCATCCAAAACGGGCTTCCCGTTAATGTACCAAAAGCCGAGGCCGGTACTCCAACGGACAGCGAGCGTTACTTGACGGTGATTGTAACGGAAAACAATGAGATTTATGTGAACCAAGTTCAGGTAAAAGAAGAGGATTTGGTGGGCACGCTTAATGCAAACAAAGGAGACCTTCAAAAGGTCGTTATCCGAGCAGATGAAAAAGCAAAACACGGGGTTGTAACCGCCGTTATGTCGGCGGCGGCGGCTTTAGATTTGAAGGTAGCGATTGCAACAGAACTACCCGAAGAGGTAACCGATACGGGCAATTAG
- a CDS encoding tyrosine-type recombinase/integrase: MILRKAVDKSGVKPYTTVHTLRHSFALHLLAQRMELRYITIPLRS, from the coding sequence ATGATTTTGCGGAAAGCCGTTGACAAATCTGGGGTTAAACCTTATACTACTGTACATACGTTAAGACACTCATTTGCCCTACATTTGTTAGCCCAACGTATGGAATTACGGTATATTACAATCCCACTTAGGTCTTAA
- a CDS encoding DUF4433 domain-containing protein: MPKLDKIYLLRMTHIENIPHIIQCGITHSTSTNANPNFKPIGDNSLISTRNNYTLDNGKLLGEYIPFYFGVRTPMLYVVQNGFNMVAPTRAEDIVYCVSSIQKIIDLNLDFVFTDGHAVDSFSSQYTKEDIQNIDRLIDKNAINAKYWKDENDLDLKRRKEAEFLVLGDIATDGVLGYVTYNENAKKRLIDFGADASKVVVKPEYYF; this comes from the coding sequence ATGCCTAAGTTGGACAAAATATATCTACTTAGAATGACCCATATTGAAAATATACCTCATATTATTCAGTGTGGCATTACGCATTCTACTTCTACCAACGCAAATCCTAATTTCAAACCAATTGGGGACAATAGCTTAATTTCAACACGAAATAATTACACATTAGATAACGGGAAATTATTGGGGGAGTATATTCCGTTTTATTTTGGTGTACGAACACCTATGTTGTATGTCGTACAAAATGGGTTCAATATGGTTGCCCCGACACGAGCAGAAGATATTGTGTATTGTGTTAGTTCCATTCAAAAAATAATCGACTTGAATTTAGACTTCGTTTTTACTGATGGACACGCAGTTGATAGTTTTAGTTCTCAGTACACAAAGGAAGATATCCAAAATATTGATCGTTTAATAGACAAAAATGCCATCAACGCCAAATATTGGAAAGACGAAAATGACCTTGATTTAAAGCGTAGAAAAGAGGCAGAGTTTTTGGTCTTAGGAGATATTGCAACTGACGGAGTTTTAGGTTATGTTACCTACAACGAAAATGCAAAAAAACGGCTCATTGACTTTGGAGCAGATGCTTCCAAAGTAGTTGTTAAACCCGAATATTATTTTTAA
- a CDS encoding macro domain-containing protein: MIHYKIGNLLESEADALVNTVNTVGVMGKGIALQFKNMFPNNFKQYADACKNKELAIGQLLVTEEKSLLLGKKIIINFPTKTNWRLPSEYEYIEVGLVELVNIIKEKNIKSIAIPPLGAGNGGLNWNKVKQILEKYLTDIDCDIYIYEPNIAIQEVIKKERVKLTPARAMLLSVLYDLVRNGEFASEFASEKIAYFLQRFGAKDIFKLEFQPNFYGPYSGKVKHVLYYLNGSYIKGYSSKDKKPFEELELIPDAEIEVNHFLSKPENEKYKNIVEKTKLFLAGFYSSFALELISTVDFIISEKNANTEEKIIKELESWSDRKKTLFTNQKYIKIALNNLNLHLN; the protein is encoded by the coding sequence ATGATACATTACAAAATAGGCAACTTATTGGAAAGCGAAGCAGATGCTTTGGTAAATACGGTGAATACCGTTGGGGTAATGGGTAAAGGCATTGCGTTGCAATTTAAAAATATGTTTCCCAATAACTTCAAACAATATGCTGATGCTTGCAAAAACAAAGAATTAGCTATTGGACAGTTATTAGTTACAGAAGAAAAATCACTGTTATTAGGAAAAAAAATTATTATCAACTTCCCTACTAAAACTAATTGGCGATTGCCCTCTGAATATGAATATATTGAAGTGGGACTCGTGGAACTCGTAAATATTATCAAAGAAAAAAATATAAAGTCAATAGCCATTCCACCACTTGGTGCAGGAAATGGGGGTTTAAATTGGAACAAAGTGAAACAGATTTTGGAAAAATATTTGACAGATATTGACTGCGATATCTATATCTACGAGCCAAATATCGCCATACAAGAAGTTATAAAAAAGGAAAGAGTGAAATTAACACCAGCAAGGGCAATGCTTCTTTCTGTGTTGTATGATTTAGTTCGTAATGGTGAATTTGCATCAGAGTTTGCCTCAGAAAAAATTGCTTATTTCCTACAAAGATTTGGTGCAAAAGATATTTTTAAATTAGAATTTCAACCAAATTTTTATGGGCCATATTCAGGAAAAGTAAAACATGTTTTGTATTATTTGAATGGAAGCTATATAAAGGGGTATAGTTCAAAAGATAAAAAACCTTTTGAAGAATTAGAATTAATTCCTGATGCTGAAATAGAAGTAAACCATTTTTTAAGTAAACCTGAAAATGAAAAATATAAAAATATTGTAGAAAAAACCAAATTGTTTTTAGCAGGATTTTATTCATCATTTGCGTTAGAATTAATTTCAACTGTAGATTTTATTATTTCGGAAAAGAATGCCAATACAGAAGAAAAGATTATCAAAGAATTAGAAAGTTGGAGTGACCGAAAGAAAACATTATTTACCAACCAAAAATATATTAAAATAGCATTGAATAACTTAAATTTACATCTAAACTAG
- a CDS encoding 2-dehydropantoate 2-reductase: MTKTKILIAGIGGVGGYFGGVLAKQYFNSNEIEVCFFARGQHLDEIQKNGLKILSNKDEFIANPKIATDNPNEIGIADLIIVCTKSYDIENIIKQLKPCINQKTFILPLLNGVDNKEKIQILLPENTILDGCVYIVSRLKKPGIVEKIGNIQTLYFGKENFINDQLEYFRYIFNNANIEATLSQNISSIIWEKFIFISPTATATTFLDKNIGEIVSENHIETITKLIQEVKQIAKAKNIDIAENITEITINKLKSLPFDATSSMHTDFKNKESFNELKSLTKYVIEQGIKYNIETPTYIKAYNKIKSGI; this comes from the coding sequence ATGACAAAAACAAAAATACTAATTGCAGGAATTGGAGGAGTTGGGGGCTATTTTGGTGGAGTATTAGCTAAACAATATTTTAACAGTAACGAAATTGAAGTTTGCTTTTTTGCACGTGGACAGCACCTTGACGAAATTCAAAAAAATGGCTTAAAAATACTTAGCAACAAAGATGAATTTATTGCCAATCCTAAAATAGCGACTGACAATCCAAACGAAATTGGAATTGCTGACTTAATAATAGTTTGCACCAAAAGTTATGATATTGAAAATATTATTAAACAGTTAAAGCCTTGCATAAATCAGAAAACATTTATACTTCCTCTACTTAATGGTGTTGACAACAAAGAAAAAATTCAAATTTTACTTCCAGAAAACACTATCTTAGATGGGTGTGTCTATATAGTTTCTCGTTTGAAAAAGCCGGGAATTGTTGAAAAAATTGGTAATATTCAAACTTTGTATTTTGGTAAAGAAAATTTTATTAATGACCAATTAGAATATTTTAGATACATTTTTAACAATGCAAATATCGAAGCGACGCTTTCACAGAATATCTCTTCAATAATTTGGGAAAAATTTATTTTTATCTCACCAACAGCAACTGCCACAACCTTTCTTGATAAAAATATCGGAGAAATTGTTTCTGAAAACCATATTGAAACCATCACAAAATTAATACAGGAAGTTAAACAAATTGCAAAAGCTAAAAATATTGACATTGCAGAGAATATAACGGAAATTACAATAAACAAATTGAAGTCATTACCATTTGACGCTACGTCTTCGATGCATACCGACTTTAAAAACAAAGAATCTTTTAACGAATTAAAATCTTTAACAAAATATGTAATTGAACAAGGAATAAAATATAATATTGAAACACCAACATATATTAAAGCATATAACAAAATAAAAAGTGGCATATAA
- a CDS encoding SAM-dependent DNA methyltransferase — MSDNLALEKTLWQAADKLRNNMDAAEYKHVVLGLIFLKYISDAFDELYQQLDANKNETGADPEDKDEFTAERVFYVPPQARWKWLQGRAKLPTIGKDIDDAMDSLERDNASLKGVLPKDYARPALDKQRLGELIDLIGSITLSKGGDGKGKDVLGFVFEYFLGQFADAEGKKGGQFYTPASIVKLLVEMLAPEAEKRVYDGCCGSGGMFVQSEKFIELHEHRKGKISIFGQESNPTTYKLAKMNLAIRGIDAKIELGDTLMNDKFPELKVDYIIANPPFNISDYNINKAETHKWKYGVPPTGNANYAWLQHFVSKLAPFGTAGIVLANGSMSSEIATEGEIRKAMIEADLVDCMVSLPSQLFYNTQIPACLWFLARNKTETTKFRNRTNEVLFIDAREFGSMISRKQKELSDEDIAKISDTYHRWRKCLNLDSLDKNDLKRDKSSQLFNQKDHISDYFDIPGFCKSATIEDIRKNNYILTPGRYIDFKEVEEDGQAFEEKMQMLTSTLSEQMKKANELDEAIKVNLKKIGFEL; from the coding sequence ATGAGCGATAATTTAGCATTAGAAAAAACCCTTTGGCAAGCAGCCGACAAACTCCGCAACAACATGGATGCGGCAGAGTACAAACATGTTGTGTTGGGCTTGATTTTCTTGAAATATATTTCAGATGCTTTTGATGAACTCTATCAACAATTAGACGCAAACAAAAACGAAACAGGCGCCGACCCGGAAGACAAAGACGAATTCACTGCCGAAAGAGTATTCTACGTGCCACCGCAAGCTCGTTGGAAATGGCTACAAGGCAGAGCGAAACTACCAACTATCGGCAAGGACATTGACGATGCAATGGATAGTCTTGAACGAGACAATGCGTCTTTAAAAGGCGTTTTGCCAAAAGACTACGCCCGGCCTGCACTCGACAAACAACGACTCGGTGAACTCATTGACCTGATTGGCTCAATCACCTTAAGCAAAGGCGGAGACGGGAAAGGCAAAGACGTTTTGGGATTTGTGTTTGAGTATTTCTTGGGGCAGTTCGCAGATGCTGAAGGCAAAAAAGGCGGACAATTTTATACCCCTGCCAGCATTGTAAAACTCTTGGTGGAAATGCTTGCCCCCGAAGCCGAAAAACGGGTGTATGACGGCTGTTGCGGAAGTGGTGGCATGTTTGTGCAAAGCGAAAAATTCATAGAACTGCACGAACACCGCAAAGGCAAGATTTCCATTTTCGGACAAGAAAGCAATCCGACCACTTACAAGTTGGCAAAAATGAACCTCGCTATCCGTGGCATTGATGCCAAAATAGAGTTAGGCGACACTTTAATGAACGACAAGTTCCCTGAACTGAAAGTAGATTACATCATTGCCAATCCGCCTTTCAACATCAGCGATTACAACATCAATAAAGCCGAAACCCATAAATGGAAATATGGCGTTCCGCCAACGGGAAACGCCAACTATGCTTGGCTGCAACACTTTGTGAGCAAACTTGCACCTTTCGGAACGGCAGGAATTGTTTTGGCAAACGGCAGTATGAGTTCTGAAATAGCCACCGAAGGTGAAATCAGAAAAGCCATGATTGAAGCCGACTTGGTGGATTGTATGGTGTCGCTGCCTTCGCAGTTGTTTTACAATACCCAAATTCCCGCTTGTTTGTGGTTTTTGGCTCGCAACAAAACCGAAACCACCAAATTCCGAAACCGAACCAACGAAGTACTTTTTATTGATGCTCGTGAATTTGGCTCAATGATTAGCCGAAAACAAAAGGAACTGAGTGATGAAGACATTGCCAAAATTTCAGACACTTACCACCGATGGAGAAAATGTCTGAACCTTGATTCACTTGATAAAAATGATTTAAAAAGGGATAAATCAAGCCAATTATTTAATCAAAAAGATCATATTTCAGACTATTTTGACATTCCCGGCTTCTGCAAATCTGCCACTATCGAAGACATCCGCAAAAACAATTACATCCTGACCCCTGGGCGATACATTGACTTTAAAGAAGTGGAAGAAGACGGACAAGCATTTGAGGAGAAAATGCAGATGCTCACTTCTACTCTTTCAGAGCAAATGAAAAAAGCAAACGAGTTGGATGAAGCGATAAAAGTGAATCTTAAAAAAATCGGATTTGAACTATGA
- a CDS encoding nucleotidyltransferase substrate binding protein: MSEHDIRWQQRFDNFLKAFALLEKAVLQHQESGLSELEEQGLIQRFEFTHELAWNVLKDYFEYQGNTNITGSRDATREAFNKGLIEDGEGWMEMIKSRNKSSHTYNEDTAKEVVQHVTEWYYDLFVAFKAKMTSLKLP; encoded by the coding sequence ATGAGCGAACACGACATCAGGTGGCAGCAACGCTTCGATAATTTCTTAAAAGCCTTTGCCCTTTTGGAAAAAGCGGTTTTGCAGCACCAAGAAAGCGGGCTTTCGGAGTTGGAAGAACAAGGGCTTATTCAACGCTTTGAATTTACCCACGAACTGGCTTGGAACGTACTCAAAGATTACTTTGAATATCAGGGCAACACAAATATTACCGGCTCAAGAGATGCCACACGCGAAGCTTTTAACAAAGGGCTTATTGAGGATGGCGAAGGCTGGATGGAAATGATAAAAAGCCGCAACAAATCATCACACACCTACAATGAAGACACCGCAAAAGAAGTCGTTCAACATGTCACCGAATGGTACTACGATTTGTTTGTGGCGTTTAAAGCGAAAATGACTTCCCTAAAACTTCCATAA
- a CDS encoding restriction endonuclease subunit S yields the protein MFGLQQKHIDAINACFAQYPQIEQVILYGSRAKGNYKNGSDIDLTIVGDLDYNSLLKLENQLDDLLLPYKMDLSLKHKITNPDLLNHIERVGKVFYEKAIEKVLSKPDAAYGKPSEWKTYKLGELIHLVGGGTPKTTVPEYWNGEIPWLSVVDFGKGLKKVYQTEKSITEKGLNESSTKILKEGQIIISARGTVGELAVLGRDMAFNQSCYGIYANEKTENNFLYYLLKYSIVKIKKNTHGAVFDTITKQTFDNIEVSIPESKETQNQIAAILSSLDDKIALNLQMNQTLEAMAQAIFKEWFVNLNFPKSLNLDSFDLPDLHDLKNQDNQENPKNHSSDNGLPKGWRMGPIRELIDVQNGYAFKSGDFLEKGNNGVIKIKNISNNVVDIVNMQFVSDEVAKSIGSRFKVKSADLLIAMTGAEVGKVGIVPNTEKKLWLNQRVGSFKEKINYAKWFVYLILSTKEYQNVLLSSASGSAQPNISAAQIESVETLIPTHNFIENFGEIVNPIFEKILDNFKQNEVLTQLRDTLLPKLMSGQIKL from the coding sequence ATGTTCGGACTGCAGCAAAAACATATAGATGCGATCAACGCCTGCTTTGCCCAATACCCACAAATTGAGCAGGTGATACTTTATGGCTCACGGGCAAAAGGCAATTACAAAAACGGCTCCGACATAGACCTGACCATAGTGGGGGATTTGGACTACAATAGCTTGCTGAAATTAGAAAATCAATTGGACGACCTGCTCCTGCCCTATAAAATGGATCTCTCGCTAAAACATAAAATTACCAACCCGGATTTGTTGAATCATATTGAGCGGGTGGGGAAGGTGTTTTATGAGAAGGCAATCGAAAAGGTGTTAAGCAAGCCTGATGCAGCGTATGGAAAACCAAGCGAGTGGAAAACATATAAGTTGGGGGAATTGATACACTTAGTTGGGGGTGGGACACCAAAAACTACTGTTCCAGAATATTGGAATGGAGAAATTCCGTGGCTTTCTGTTGTTGATTTCGGAAAAGGACTTAAAAAAGTTTACCAAACCGAAAAATCCATAACCGAAAAAGGGCTTAATGAAAGCAGCACTAAAATTTTGAAGGAAGGACAAATCATTATTTCTGCCCGTGGAACTGTTGGAGAATTAGCAGTCTTAGGCAGAGATATGGCATTTAACCAATCGTGTTATGGTATTTATGCCAATGAAAAAACAGAGAACAATTTTCTTTACTATCTTCTTAAATACAGCATTGTCAAGATTAAGAAAAACACCCACGGGGCTGTGTTCGATACAATCACAAAACAAACTTTTGACAATATAGAAGTTTCAATCCCTGAGAGTAAAGAAACCCAAAACCAAATCGCCGCCATCCTCTCCTCCCTCGACGACAAAATAGCACTCAACCTACAAATGAACCAAACGTTGGAAGCCATGGCTCAGGCCATTTTCAAGGAGTGGTTTGTCAATCTCAACTTCCCCAAAAGTCTGAACCTTGATTCATTTGATTTGCCTGATTTACATGATTTAAAGAATCAGGACAATCAAGAAAACCCCAAAAATCACAGTTCAGACAATGGACTGCCGAAGGGGTGGAGAATGGGTCCCATTAGAGAATTAATAGATGTGCAAAATGGTTACGCTTTCAAAAGCGGTGATTTTCTTGAAAAAGGCAATAATGGTGTAATAAAAATTAAAAACATTTCTAATAATGTAGTTGACATAGTCAATATGCAATTCGTTTCTGATGAAGTTGCTAAAAGCATCGGCAGTCGCTTCAAGGTCAAAAGTGCCGATTTACTTATTGCAATGACTGGTGCAGAAGTTGGTAAAGTTGGCATTGTGCCAAACACTGAAAAGAAACTTTGGTTAAATCAGCGAGTAGGCTCTTTTAAGGAAAAAATTAATTACGCAAAGTGGTTTGTTTATTTGATACTTTCTACAAAAGAATATCAAAACGTATTACTGAGTTCTGCAAGCGGAAGTGCACAGCCAAATATTAGTGCAGCACAAATTGAAAGTGTAGAGACATTAATCCCAACTCACAATTTCATTGAAAATTTCGGAGAAATTGTGAACCCAATATTTGAAAAGATTTTAGATAATTTCAAACAAAACGAAGTTTTAACCCAACTCCGCGACACCCTTCTCCCCAAGTTAATGAGCGGACAAATTAAACTTTAA
- a CDS encoding virulence protein RhuM/Fic/DOC family protein, with amino-acid sequence MNTIEIFEADNRQIEVRMSSDTVWLTQAQMSALFERDQSVISRHIRNVFAEGELEEKSNMQNLHIANSDKPVAFYNLDVIISVGYRVKSQRGTQFRQWATQRLKDYLVQGYALNQKRLEELGKMVQLIEQSGGSASLQLGEAKGLLEILSGYTRSFVLLNQYDSHNLPSAPFNPNVTYEIAYDEASTAIAELKKQLIAKKEATELFGNEKDDSFSGILGNIVQTFGGQYLYPSIEEQAAHLLYFVIKNHPFTDGNKRIGAFLFVWFLEKNKHALKPSGELKINDNALTALALLVAQSDPAEKELMIRLVCNLINA; translated from the coding sequence ATAAACACCATTGAAATTTTTGAAGCGGACAACCGCCAGATTGAAGTTAGGATGTCGTCGGACACCGTATGGTTGACGCAAGCTCAGATGTCGGCTTTATTTGAGCGAGACCAGTCCGTCATTTCCCGACACATTCGGAATGTGTTTGCAGAGGGCGAATTGGAAGAAAAAAGCAATATGCAAAATTTGCATATTGCAAATTCCGACAAGCCCGTAGCGTTTTACAACCTCGACGTCATCATCTCTGTCGGTTACCGCGTGAAATCGCAGCGCGGCACCCAGTTCCGCCAATGGGCTACGCAGCGGCTCAAAGACTACTTGGTGCAGGGCTACGCCCTCAACCAAAAACGCCTTGAGGAATTGGGCAAAATGGTGCAGCTCATTGAGCAGTCGGGCGGCAGCGCAAGCCTCCAACTTGGCGAGGCCAAGGGGTTACTGGAGATTTTGAGCGGCTACACCCGCAGTTTTGTGCTGCTCAATCAGTACGACAGCCATAACCTGCCCTCAGCGCCTTTTAACCCCAATGTTACCTACGAAATAGCGTACGACGAGGCCAGTACCGCCATTGCCGAACTCAAAAAGCAACTCATCGCCAAAAAAGAAGCCACCGAACTGTTCGGCAACGAAAAAGACGACAGTTTTTCAGGCATTTTGGGCAATATTGTACAAACCTTTGGCGGGCAATATCTTTACCCCAGCATAGAGGAGCAAGCCGCCCATCTGCTCTACTTTGTCATCAAAAACCACCCGTTCACCGACGGCAATAAGCGGATCGGCGCGTTCCTTTTTGTCTGGTTTTTGGAAAAAAACAAACACGCCCTGAAACCCTCGGGCGAACTTAAAATCAACGACAACGCCCTGACTGCTCTGGCGCTGCTCGTAGCCCAAAGCGATCCCGCCGAAAAAGAACTGATGATCCGATTAGTCTGCAACCTTATCAATGCGTAA
- a CDS encoding alpha/beta fold hydrolase yields MSTYSFTFKQKDEFTYWDEGPANGPALLYLHGILGDVENWKNNVAPFAEVGYRVIVPLLPCYKMPLRQTHVPGLAKYVAQFVAALGKPEKMIVVGNSLGGQVGLHYIRDHKADVFAQVLAGSSGIRELAMRGEFFRRKDLEFIRSRARLTFYDADKHFNDHFLEEVSKIVNNREYALKLIAMARSSAHDVVGDFLHELEMPNLIIWGANDQLTPPDVANEFKARLPNAELHFLQECGHAPMMEHPEQFNALLMDWLKRVCPVEAA; encoded by the coding sequence ATGTCCACCTATTCTTTTACGTTTAAGCAAAAGGACGAATTTACCTACTGGGACGAAGGTCCCGCAAATGGTCCTGCTTTATTGTACCTGCATGGCATCTTGGGAGATGTCGAAAACTGGAAAAACAACGTCGCACCGTTTGCCGAGGTTGGTTATCGGGTCATTGTCCCGCTTCTACCTTGCTATAAAATGCCCTTGCGCCAAACCCATGTGCCCGGATTGGCAAAATATGTGGCTCAATTTGTTGCAGCCCTTGGGAAACCGGAAAAGATGATTGTGGTGGGAAATTCCTTGGGCGGGCAAGTGGGCTTGCACTACATCCGAGACCACAAAGCAGATGTTTTTGCACAAGTACTGGCAGGTTCATCCGGTATTCGGGAATTGGCTATGCGTGGCGAATTTTTCCGCCGTAAGGATTTGGAGTTTATCCGCTCACGGGCACGGCTCACATTCTATGATGCGGATAAGCATTTTAACGATCATTTTCTGGAAGAAGTGAGCAAAATTGTAAACAATCGCGAGTATGCCCTTAAGCTAATTGCAATGGCCCGCTCTTCTGCTCATGATGTCGTAGGGGATTTTCTGCACGAATTGGAGATGCCAAACCTGATTATTTGGGGCGCAAATGACCAACTGACCCCGCCAGATGTTGCGAATGAGTTTAAAGCCCGTTTACCCAATGCTGAATTGCATTTTCTACAAGAATGTGGACATGCCCCCATGATGGAGCATCCAGAACAATTTAATGCACTGTTGATGGATTGGCTGAAAAGGGTTTGTCCGGTCGAGGCCGCTTAG
- a CDS encoding DinB family protein, which produces MTKEAIQVAMTKVLDTWLLAIDQYSEADLIRQPNADDWSIGQVYQHLIIGTRVYHMRNVLSCLNQPQYTDRSPTEDGFKILSNGEFPSVKIKVPASPQYTPPQPESLDKVREDLLALKSDLLGLGEQVYDSESKGRMAHMRFGFLNASEWYYLIEMHFRHHLRQKANLDRWLAGGSYD; this is translated from the coding sequence ATGACCAAAGAAGCCATACAAGTCGCGATGACCAAAGTTTTAGACACTTGGTTGCTCGCTATAGACCAATACAGTGAAGCGGATTTAATTCGCCAACCAAACGCAGACGACTGGAGCATTGGACAGGTGTATCAGCACCTCATTATCGGAACCCGTGTTTACCACATGCGGAACGTTCTTTCCTGCCTTAACCAGCCCCAATACACTGACCGTTCCCCCACCGAAGACGGCTTTAAGATACTCTCGAATGGCGAGTTCCCATCCGTCAAAATCAAAGTTCCGGCTTCCCCGCAATATACCCCACCGCAACCCGAAAGCCTCGATAAGGTGCGGGAAGACCTCTTAGCGCTCAAGAGTGATCTCTTGGGCTTGGGCGAACAGGTCTATGACTCCGAGTCGAAAGGTAGAATGGCACACATGCGGTTTGGCTTTCTGAATGCCTCGGAGTGGTATTACTTGATTGAGATGCACTTCCGGCATCACCTTCGTCAGAAAGCAAACTTAGACCGCTGGTTAGCCGGAGGAAGTTACGATTAA
- the purE gene encoding 5-(carboxyamino)imidazole ribonucleotide mutase — translation MYGKPLVSIIMGSDSDLPVMRAAADFLKTFEIGVEVTIVSAHRTPERLFQYARTAHERGISVIIAGAGGAAHLPGMVASLSPLPVIGVPIKSSNSIDGWDSVLSILQMPSGVPVATVALNGAQNAGILATQMLSLQIPELRDRILQFKKNLERGVEQKFQVLEATGYEAYLNEVPKG, via the coding sequence ATGTACGGCAAACCACTTGTCAGCATTATCATGGGCAGCGATTCTGACCTTCCGGTGATGCGTGCCGCAGCAGATTTCCTCAAAACCTTTGAAATTGGCGTGGAGGTCACCATAGTATCGGCGCATCGAACACCAGAGCGTTTGTTTCAATATGCCCGCACCGCACACGAGCGAGGGATTTCCGTCATTATCGCTGGTGCGGGTGGGGCTGCACATTTACCCGGTATGGTGGCATCGCTCAGCCCATTGCCTGTCATTGGTGTTCCTATCAAGTCTTCCAACTCCATAGACGGCTGGGACTCGGTTTTGTCCATCCTTCAAATGCCTTCTGGTGTTCCCGTTGCGACGGTTGCACTAAACGGGGCACAGAATGCGGGCATTTTGGCCACACAGATGTTGTCGTTACAAATTCCAGAACTTCGTGACCGCATCTTACAATTTAAGAAGAACTTAGAACGTGGGGTTGAACAAAAGTTTCAAGTCTTAGAAGCCACAGGCTACGAGGCGTACCTAAATGAAGTGCCAAAAGGCTAA
- a CDS encoding 2-phosphosulfolactate phosphatase, giving the protein MHLDVLFNPAGLTEAEVRDKAVIVLEVLRTGTSIVTALHNGAKTVVPAPTLGDAARMAANLDPKVFVLGGEKNGQPINGYHLGNSPLEYTSEAVSNRTVIMHTSNLTGAISVARGAAALVVGCFLNITRLTNFVLQSKQDVLVVCGGHKNSAALGDAMCVGQMVDLLLNVHKANISLSDAAVIAFSTYLQNKEQLVSCLKDGVQGKALSAAGLDQDVAYSCQVDYSNILPVFNPSNLSINAS; this is encoded by the coding sequence ATGCATTTAGATGTTTTATTTAATCCAGCAGGGTTAACAGAAGCCGAAGTACGTGACAAAGCTGTTATCGTACTCGAAGTACTAAGGACGGGCACTTCCATCGTCACTGCTTTGCATAACGGTGCAAAAACGGTTGTCCCTGCCCCTACATTGGGGGATGCTGCTCGGATGGCTGCCAATTTAGACCCCAAAGTTTTTGTTTTAGGGGGCGAAAAAAATGGGCAACCCATCAACGGATACCATCTGGGCAATTCGCCGTTAGAATACACGTCGGAGGCGGTATCGAATAGAACGGTGATTATGCACACCTCGAACCTTACCGGGGCTATTTCTGTCGCACGGGGTGCGGCAGCATTGGTCGTGGGCTGTTTCTTGAACATCACCCGCTTGACTAATTTTGTTCTTCAGTCCAAACAAGATGTATTGGTGGTTTGTGGTGGACATAAAAATAGTGCTGCTTTGGGAGATGCCATGTGTGTCGGGCAAATGGTGGATTTGCTGTTGAATGTACACAAGGCCAATATTTCGCTTTCTGATGCGGCTGTTATTGCATTTAGTACCTATTTGCAAAACAAAGAACAACTTGTTTCATGTCTGAAAGATGGGGTACAAGGAAAGGCACTCAGTGCTGCTGGTCTTGATCAGGATGTTGCATATAGTTGCCAAGTTGACTATTCAAACATCCTCCCTGTTTTTAACCCAAGCAATCTTTCGATCAACGCATCTTGA